In Methanosarcina barkeri MS, a single window of DNA contains:
- a CDS encoding hydantoinase/oxoprolinase family protein, with amino-acid sequence MHYSLGIDAGGTYTDAALVRDSDGEILDSNKALTTYPDPFEGIKNVIDGLNPEYLENVKLVSVSTTLSTNTILEGTGFPVALILIGDHPVDKELPAEHVLFAAGGHNHNGEEVAALDLKAIEEFALQVKDKVSAFAISSYFSTRNPEHEIRARDRVLELTGLPAVCGHELSQELGAYERAVTAFLNAQLIPITRQFVKSVISEITKRGINARLLMLKCDGSVVGIRDALKKPIETIFSGPAASLVGASHLSGLKTCEVVDVGGTSTDISSICMGVPDLSDEGAIVGGWKTRVRAIRMETTATGGDSHIWTVNKELFLGPRRVIPLAVAAVKYPSFLNNLKRTPVPFREDLGENIQPTKFFVRSGYQAGELSRTEAEVMKVIGEEPVSVPEINVLLRKDVYPQTLDSLIRKRLVQAIGFTPTDALHVLGEYTEWDVEASQIGAEKLARLMHMTPGEFCTAVKKRVARSMALHLLSYILSDVPYESIEKILDGNYPAKFKLDVPVVLLGGPVRAYREELKELIDAEIIVPQHAEVGNAVGALVGKGIKRVEILIRPASLMSPDKNFLVFAPGSRMKFDTYSEALDTATKLGKKLAMDYMRDCGLSENQVEISVEKKTISPDGWTHPPMETNLLVMGLGIRGLHIKE; translated from the coding sequence ATGCATTACAGTCTTGGGATTGATGCTGGAGGTACTTATACCGATGCAGCGCTGGTAAGGGATTCGGATGGAGAGATTCTAGATTCAAATAAAGCGCTTACTACCTATCCCGACCCCTTTGAAGGCATTAAAAACGTAATTGATGGGCTCAATCCTGAATATTTAGAAAACGTAAAGCTGGTTTCGGTCTCAACGACCCTTTCCACCAATACCATCCTTGAAGGCACAGGTTTTCCTGTAGCCCTTATCCTTATAGGTGACCATCCGGTTGATAAAGAGTTACCGGCCGAACATGTGCTTTTTGCTGCCGGTGGGCATAACCATAATGGAGAAGAGGTTGCGGCCCTTGATCTTAAGGCTATAGAAGAATTTGCTTTGCAGGTCAAAGATAAGGTTTCAGCTTTTGCGATCTCTTCTTACTTCAGCACAAGAAATCCTGAACACGAAATAAGGGCCAGAGACCGTGTTCTTGAACTTACGGGTCTGCCTGCGGTTTGCGGACATGAACTTTCCCAGGAACTGGGAGCTTACGAAAGGGCTGTGACGGCTTTTCTCAATGCTCAGCTCATCCCTATCACAAGACAGTTCGTGAAGTCCGTTATTTCAGAGATCACGAAACGCGGGATTAACGCACGGCTCCTTATGCTTAAATGCGATGGCTCGGTAGTGGGGATAAGAGATGCCCTGAAAAAACCCATTGAAACTATCTTTTCAGGCCCTGCAGCAAGCCTTGTAGGAGCATCACATCTTTCAGGGCTCAAGACCTGTGAGGTTGTGGACGTAGGAGGCACGAGCACGGACATCTCCTCAATCTGTATGGGTGTTCCCGACCTTAGCGATGAAGGAGCCATAGTAGGAGGCTGGAAGACCCGCGTCCGGGCAATCAGGATGGAGACAACAGCTACAGGAGGAGATAGCCATATCTGGACTGTTAACAAGGAACTCTTCCTTGGGCCCAGGCGAGTCATCCCACTTGCAGTAGCTGCAGTAAAATACCCGAGCTTTTTGAATAACCTCAAAAGAACGCCCGTGCCTTTCAGAGAAGATCTGGGAGAGAACATCCAGCCCACAAAATTTTTTGTAAGATCCGGTTATCAGGCAGGAGAATTAAGCAGGACTGAAGCTGAGGTAATGAAGGTCATCGGGGAAGAACCAGTTTCGGTACCTGAAATCAATGTCCTTCTCCGAAAAGACGTCTATCCTCAGACGTTAGATTCCCTTATCAGAAAACGCCTCGTACAGGCAATCGGTTTCACTCCTACTGACGCTCTGCATGTACTTGGGGAATACACTGAATGGGATGTCGAAGCTTCACAAATAGGTGCAGAAAAGCTTGCGAGACTCATGCATATGACCCCAGGAGAGTTCTGTACTGCCGTAAAAAAGCGGGTTGCAAGGAGCATGGCACTTCATCTGCTTTCTTATATCTTGTCAGACGTTCCATATGAATCCATAGAGAAGATCCTGGACGGAAACTATCCTGCTAAATTCAAGCTGGACGTTCCGGTTGTACTGCTTGGGGGACCTGTCCGGGCATATAGGGAAGAGCTAAAGGAACTCATTGATGCAGAAATCATCGTTCCTCAACACGCTGAGGTAGGAAACGCAGTCGGAGCTCTTGTGGGAAAAGGCATCAAAAGAGTTGAAATTCTGATACGGCCAGCAAGCCTCATGTCCCCAGATAAGAATTTCCTGGTCTTTGCCCCGGGAAGCAGGATGAAATTTGATACTTATTCGGAAGCCCTTGATACTGCAACCAAACTTGGGAAAAAGCTTGCTATGGATTACATGCGAGACTGCGGCCTTAGCGAAAACCAGGTTGAAATTTCAGTTGAGAAAAAGACAATCTCACCTGATGGCTGGACCCATCCACCTATGGAAACTAATTTACTGGTAATGGGACTAGGAATACGTGGGTTACATATTAAGGAATAA
- a CDS encoding metallophosphoesterase family protein, with protein sequence MRILLIADIHANYEALETVLEIPYDRAICLGDIVDYGPDPDKCIDLLRMKGIPVIRGNHDNAVAFKVDCQCGYKYKHLSIATREYTWKILDQSGIEYLQKLPLLIREKLDGRRLYLTHASPRSMFEYIKPETTDEEIQNMINEAMEPMEAEFLIIGHSHIPMNRKLGNLTIINPGSVGQPRDGDPRASCAVFDTENGIVEHMRLDYDIDLVCSKIRERMPHTEELIAILRRGY encoded by the coding sequence ATGAGAATTCTGCTGATTGCCGACATCCATGCAAATTATGAAGCTTTAGAGACTGTTCTGGAAATTCCTTATGACAGAGCCATCTGTCTAGGAGATATTGTTGACTATGGACCGGATCCGGACAAATGTATTGATCTTCTGCGCATGAAAGGAATTCCCGTAATAAGAGGAAACCATGATAATGCGGTTGCTTTTAAGGTAGACTGCCAGTGTGGGTACAAATATAAGCACCTCTCAATCGCGACCAGGGAATACACCTGGAAAATCCTTGATCAATCCGGAATAGAATACCTTCAGAAACTCCCCCTCCTGATTAGAGAAAAACTCGACGGAAGAAGACTTTATCTGACCCATGCAAGCCCTCGCTCTATGTTCGAATACATAAAACCAGAAACCACGGACGAAGAGATCCAGAATATGATTAACGAAGCAATGGAGCCCATGGAAGCAGAATTTCTTATTATCGGGCACTCTCATATCCCCATGAACAGGAAACTCGGAAACCTGACAATAATAAACCCGGGTTCAGTCGGACAGCCAAGGGACGGAGATCCTCGGGCAAGCTGCGCCGTTTTTGACACCGAAAACGGAATAGTAGAGCACATGCGCCTCGATTACGATATCGATTTGGTCTGCTCAAAAATTAGGGAACGAATGCCTCATACAGAGGAATTGATAGCTATTCTCAGGCGTGGATACTGA
- a CDS encoding putative zinc-binding protein, translated as MESAGTESINSLSGKADETKKTSGKRKSILIFACSGLSNTGKLTMQAASALAFRRPDLYRAAAAHKGVDAVEDAVSDGFKILALDGCSDRCATKKLDEAGMKADVYLMVTELGVEKTRPSDVKSEYVEKIVRAIKEA; from the coding sequence ATGGAATCAGCAGGAACGGAATCTATAAACTCTTTATCCGGCAAGGCAGATGAAACAAAAAAGACTTCCGGAAAAAGGAAAAGTATCCTCATTTTTGCCTGCTCTGGTCTTTCTAACACCGGAAAACTTACAATGCAGGCAGCGTCAGCTCTTGCTTTCAGAAGGCCTGACCTTTACAGGGCTGCAGCTGCTCACAAAGGAGTTGATGCGGTTGAAGACGCAGTATCAGATGGCTTTAAGATTCTTGCCCTGGACGGCTGCTCAGACCGCTGTGCCACAAAAAAACTCGATGAAGCCGGAATGAAAGCTGATGTCTATCTGATGGTTACGGAACTCGGGGTCGAGAAAACAAGACCTTCGGATGTGAAGTCCGAATATGTGGAAAAAATTGTCAGAGCTATAAAAGAAGCCTGA
- a CDS encoding metallophosphoesterase yields the protein MIGIISDSHDNMNAIRKSVEFFNEKKVKAVLHAGDLISPFTARAFKDLEPKLYFVFGNNDGDKVTLTKRFEEIGAIPCGNFGDLTIDGLHIALLHGANEVLVKALARSGEFDVVVRGHTHDPGVKIIEGVPVINPGEVSGVLSGKPTVAILEIANLNVEIVQLELD from the coding sequence TTGATTGGAATTATTTCGGACTCACACGATAACATGAATGCTATCCGGAAATCAGTAGAGTTTTTTAATGAAAAAAAGGTAAAAGCCGTGCTGCATGCTGGAGATCTCATTTCTCCGTTTACCGCGAGAGCCTTTAAGGATTTGGAGCCAAAACTTTACTTTGTATTTGGAAACAATGATGGAGATAAAGTGACACTTACGAAGCGGTTTGAAGAAATCGGAGCTATTCCCTGTGGGAACTTTGGAGATCTGACAATTGACGGACTGCATATTGCCCTTCTGCACGGGGCAAATGAAGTCCTAGTCAAAGCGCTTGCCAGATCAGGGGAATTTGATGTGGTAGTTCGGGGCCATACTCATGATCCGGGTGTCAAAATCATTGAAGGGGTTCCTGTGATAAATCCAGGGGAAGTCTCGGGCGTGCTTTCAGGAAAGCCAACAGTTGCCATTCTTGAAATCGCAAACCTTAACGTTGAGATAGTCCAGCTTGAGCTGGACTAA
- the queC gene encoding 7-cyano-7-deazaguanine synthase QueC — MKAITLLSSGLDSVAALAIAAEDLDIEMAITFDYGQRAREREIEYSRKVCEYFGIEHRVIKLDWLSEITSTSLVNRDVEVPSLSFEDIDEAAPAEITDASAKAVWVPNRNGVMLNIAGSFAESRECDYLVVGFNGEEAGTFPDNSLAYVKAMDRAFSYSTQNGVKLLAPLIELGKTEIVRRALEVKAPLEYSWSCYHGEEIPCGECESCMRRARAFKNAGVKDPLLERFGI; from the coding sequence ATGAAAGCTATAACCCTCCTGAGCAGCGGGCTTGATTCAGTTGCGGCACTCGCAATCGCAGCGGAAGATTTAGACATTGAAATGGCTATTACCTTTGATTATGGGCAGAGAGCCAGAGAGAGAGAAATTGAGTACTCACGAAAGGTATGCGAATATTTCGGAATTGAGCACAGGGTTATAAAACTGGACTGGCTTTCGGAAATAACATCCACCTCTCTCGTTAACAGGGATGTTGAAGTCCCATCTTTATCGTTTGAAGACATTGACGAAGCGGCCCCTGCAGAAATCACAGACGCTTCAGCAAAAGCTGTCTGGGTACCTAATAGAAATGGGGTAATGCTCAATATCGCAGGAAGCTTTGCCGAAAGCAGGGAATGTGATTACCTTGTAGTGGGCTTTAACGGAGAAGAGGCGGGCACTTTCCCTGACAATTCCCTTGCTTATGTTAAGGCAATGGACAGAGCTTTTTCCTACTCCACTCAAAACGGAGTAAAGTTACTGGCTCCTCTAATTGAACTTGGGAAAACGGAAATAGTCAGAAGGGCTCTGGAAGTAAAAGCTCCTCTTGAGTACAGCTGGAGCTGCTATCACGGAGAAGAAATTCCCTGCGGAGAATGCGAGAGCTGTATGCGCAGGGCACGTGCGTTTAAAAATGCAGGTGTAAAAGATCCTCTTCTGGAAAGGTTTGGAATTTGA
- a CDS encoding DUF366 family protein codes for MKCIVLPEKYDYDGSQISSLWAYNSFGVQEDSVVVFRGACDVKIEHMIDLEDRRANESIWSEDMVSFIIEHFDSTDLKLIYTRQRFFTALVREYLADLGVRTTREGDDLFLNGKKLTVSIASTSAVSQKIHFGINVSHDVYGNLKEAGIGEDKQVASFMKAVGEAYVREFEDIEKDLRKSRPLGAI; via the coding sequence ATGAAATGCATTGTTTTACCTGAGAAATATGATTATGACGGGAGCCAGATTTCCTCTCTCTGGGCCTACAACAGTTTTGGAGTTCAGGAAGATTCGGTTGTAGTTTTCAGAGGGGCCTGTGACGTAAAAATCGAGCATATGATCGACCTGGAAGACCGGCGGGCAAATGAATCTATCTGGTCCGAGGATATGGTAAGTTTCATTATCGAACATTTTGATTCTACGGACCTGAAACTTATCTATACACGGCAGCGTTTTTTCACAGCCCTTGTAAGAGAATACCTTGCAGATCTCGGGGTGCGGACAACAAGGGAAGGAGACGACCTTTTCCTTAATGGAAAGAAACTGACAGTTTCGATTGCCAGTACCTCGGCAGTGTCCCAGAAAATTCACTTCGGTATCAACGTCTCTCACGATGTATACGGAAATTTAAAAGAAGCAGGGATAGGAGAAGACAAACAGGTTGCAAGCTTCATGAAAGCAGTAGGAGAAGCCTATGTCCGCGAATTTGAAGATATCGAAAAGGACCTGAGAAAGTCCAGGCCTCTGGGGGCTATATAA
- a CDS encoding 7-carboxy-7-deazaguanine synthase QueE has translation MAALDFTSAPIREVFCSVQGEGPYVGTRQAFVRFSGCNLNCNYCDTDFSNPGTCNYEQVEGSGSFEKIKNPVSIGQLESMLQPFKKLHSISLTGGEPLLHADFIEKLNLGSPLYLESNMTLPEQARKLTEKVAYVSGDFKLPESLRGIGSEARETHMENTVECFRLLRKNQSRDCFCKIVVDSNTELETVTPAVEAIAPYVSCVILQPETPIGRDVTNPRPSQSIQASVQNIMELQKSLLEIIDTRVIPQTHRMWGCL, from the coding sequence ATGGCAGCTTTGGATTTTACTTCTGCTCCTATAAGGGAGGTCTTCTGTTCTGTGCAGGGAGAAGGTCCGTACGTTGGAACAAGGCAGGCTTTTGTTCGCTTTTCTGGCTGCAATCTCAATTGCAATTACTGTGATACGGATTTTTCAAACCCCGGAACCTGTAACTATGAGCAGGTGGAAGGGAGCGGAAGTTTTGAGAAAATTAAAAATCCTGTAAGTATCGGCCAGCTGGAATCTATGCTGCAGCCTTTCAAAAAGCTTCATTCAATCTCCCTTACAGGAGGAGAACCTCTCCTACATGCGGATTTTATAGAAAAGTTGAATCTTGGCTCGCCGCTTTACCTTGAGTCCAATATGACCTTGCCTGAGCAGGCCAGAAAGCTGACTGAAAAAGTTGCCTATGTGTCCGGAGATTTTAAACTTCCCGAATCACTCCGGGGTATTGGGTCTGAAGCCCGGGAAACCCATATGGAAAATACAGTAGAGTGCTTCAGGCTTCTGAGAAAAAACCAATCAAGAGATTGCTTTTGCAAGATTGTTGTAGATAGCAACACGGAATTAGAAACCGTAACTCCGGCTGTAGAAGCTATAGCTCCTTACGTATCCTGCGTGATACTCCAGCCTGAAACCCCTATTGGACGTGACGTGACAAATCCGCGACCGTCGCAATCTATACAGGCATCCGTCCAGAATATTATGGAACTGCAGAAAAGCCTGCTTGAAATTATAGATACACGGGTTATCCCCCAGACTCACAGGATGTGGGGTTGTTTATAA